The following are from one region of the Halarcobacter sp. genome:
- a CDS encoding OmpA family protein produces MKKIILSTALCASMMFAANSEYKYEITPMLGGTFTEGNLNLERNYANGGLSFGFNLDDSMFDQVELGFLRSLEDVDYKQKAFNLGTNTSVTRVFGNLVKEYGLNDSTSLYALVGLGIEHFNNEAYGNETGLFGNYGFGIKYKISEDIALKADLRHLIETDHGDNNLLYTVGIAIPFGKKAAPEAPKVDETPAPKDSDNDGVFDMNDQCPNSAVGALVDKVGCEVDTDQDGVVDSKDKCPDTPKGDIVDENGCSLKVNLNILFDFDSSRINNSYDSRIKKFADFMKAFPSVSGKIEAHTDAKGSDEYNQKLSERRAASVVKALEAYGVDASRLKSIGYGETRPVATNETEEGRALNRRVEGSIQR; encoded by the coding sequence ATGAAAAAGATTATATTATCAACTGCACTATGTGCATCGATGATGTTTGCAGCAAATAGTGAATATAAATATGAAATCACTCCAATGTTAGGAGGAACTTTCACTGAAGGTAATTTAAATTTAGAAAGAAACTATGCAAATGGTGGTTTAAGTTTTGGTTTTAATCTTGATGATTCAATGTTTGACCAAGTTGAACTTGGTTTTTTAAGATCACTTGAAGATGTTGATTATAAACAAAAAGCTTTTAACTTAGGTACAAATACATCTGTGACAAGAGTATTTGGTAACCTTGTTAAAGAATACGGACTAAACGACTCAACTTCATTATATGCTTTAGTTGGTTTAGGTATTGAACACTTTAATAATGAAGCTTATGGTAATGAAACTGGATTATTTGGTAATTATGGTTTTGGTATTAAATATAAAATTTCAGAAGACATTGCTTTAAAAGCAGATTTAAGACATCTTATTGAAACTGACCATGGAGATAATAATCTACTTTATACTGTAGGTATTGCTATTCCATTTGGTAAAAAAGCTGCTCCAGAAGCTCCAAAAGTTGATGAAACTCCTGCACCTAAAGATTCTGATAATGATGGTGTATTTGATATGAATGATCAATGTCCTAATTCAGCTGTTGGTGCACTTGTAGATAAAGTAGGATGTGAAGTAGATACTGACCAAGATGGTGTTGTTGATTCAAAAGACAAATGTCCAGATACTCCAAAAGGTGATATAGTTGATGAAAATGGTTGTTCATTAAAAGTAAACCTTAACATCTTATTTGATTTTGATAGTTCAAGAATTAATAACTCTTACGATTCAAGAATCAAAAAATTTGCTGACTTTATGAAAGCTTTCCCATCAGTAAGTGGTAAAATTGAAGCTCATACAGATGCAAAAGGTAGTGATGAATATAATCAAAAACTATCAGAAAGAAGAGCTGCATCAGTTGTTAAAGCTTTAGAAGCTTATGGTGTTGATGCATCTAGATTAAAATCGATTGGTTATGGTGAAACTAGACCAGTAGCTACAAACGAAACTGAAGAAGGTAGAGCATTAAACAGAAGAGTTGAAGGTTCAATTCAAAGATAA